One genomic region from Streptomyces sp. NBC_00582 encodes:
- a CDS encoding HAD-IA family hydrolase has protein sequence MSADRALILDCDGVLADTELDGHLLAFNQAFAEFGAPFRWTAREYAALLKTGGGKERLMAYLADHPAIELAAPGAELADKVAAIHRRKSQIYIQLVNDGALPGRPGVRRLITEALDAGWQVAVASTSAQHSVEAVLRSVVGADIRARMSGVYAGDIVPAKKPAPDIYLLALRELGRSAEEAVVVEDSESGALAAARAGLPHLVTTSHFTADDPFPDARTVLSDLGEPAAPAGFLAGKDVRNDQGVVDVRSLHRILAED, from the coding sequence ATGAGTGCCGACCGCGCCCTGATACTCGACTGCGACGGAGTGCTGGCCGACACCGAGCTCGACGGGCATCTCCTCGCCTTCAACCAGGCGTTCGCGGAGTTCGGCGCCCCCTTCCGGTGGACCGCGCGGGAGTACGCCGCGCTGCTGAAGACCGGCGGAGGCAAGGAGCGCCTCATGGCGTACCTGGCCGATCACCCCGCGATCGAACTGGCCGCTCCTGGTGCGGAGTTGGCCGACAAGGTCGCCGCCATCCACCGGCGCAAGAGTCAGATCTACATCCAGCTCGTCAACGACGGCGCGCTGCCCGGCCGACCGGGCGTGCGGCGCCTGATCACCGAGGCGCTCGACGCCGGCTGGCAGGTCGCCGTGGCCTCCACCTCGGCTCAGCACAGCGTCGAGGCGGTGCTGCGCTCGGTGGTCGGCGCCGACATCAGGGCCCGGATGAGCGGCGTCTACGCAGGGGACATCGTGCCCGCCAAGAAGCCCGCACCGGACATCTACCTGCTGGCCCTGCGCGAACTGGGCCGCTCGGCCGAGGAGGCAGTCGTCGTCGAGGACTCCGAGTCCGGCGCGCTCGCCGCCGCCCGGGCGGGCCTCCCGCACCTCGTCACCACCAGCCACTTCACCGCCGACGACCCGTTCCCCGATGCTCGGACGGTCCTCTCCGACCTCGGCGAACCGGCAGCGCCGGCCGGTTTCCTGGCGGGCAAAGACGTACGCAACGACCAGGGCGTGGTCGACGTTCGCTCACTCCACAGGATCCTGGCCGAGGACTAG